In one window of Buchnera aphidicola (Schlechtendalia chinensis) DNA:
- the flhB gene encoding flagellar biosynthesis protein FlhB has protein sequence MDDNNHEEKTENPTSYRLKKAKKEGNNRFSRELNSLLILIISLMIFWFNKQDIVVLFEKIMRSGLVFNSSVIHNKNIFNVNTIFSVNYDIWNILKIIFFPMFLTIFLSIVCSNYNFYIKSLHFDFKKLNPLQGLKKIFSNQIFVEFFKTIFKIFLVSCISYFYMLQSFSTSLKLIGSSISFVLKKNFFAIFSCVLTILITIIPIVLFDIFWERFNYYKKLRMTRKEVRDEFKTTEGDPNVKSRIRRTMREVMRRRMISNVSESDVIIVNPSHYAVALQYKENSMSAPKILAKGSGKLALKIRKIGNEHSIPVLFSSSLARTLYLYTDIGQYVPSTLYAAVAEVLAWVWKIRIWKKEGGIFPEQPHNFFIPLELRTLKEDKDL, from the coding sequence GTGGATGATAATAATCACGAAGAAAAAACCGAGAATCCAACTAGTTATCGTTTAAAAAAAGCTAAAAAAGAAGGAAACAATCGATTTTCTCGAGAGCTAAATTCATTATTAATTTTAATCATTTCATTAATGATTTTTTGGTTTAATAAACAAGATATTGTAGTGTTATTTGAAAAAATTATGCGTTCTGGTTTAGTTTTTAATAGTTCTGTTATTCATAATAAAAATATATTTAATGTGAATACAATTTTTTCAGTAAACTATGATATTTGGAATATATTAAAAATTATTTTTTTTCCTATGTTTTTGACTATATTTTTGTCAATAGTATGCAGTAACTACAATTTTTATATTAAATCATTACATTTTGATTTTAAGAAATTAAATCCTTTGCAGGGATTAAAAAAAATATTTTCCAATCAAATTTTTGTAGAATTTTTTAAAACAATATTTAAAATTTTTTTAGTTAGTTGTATTTCATATTTTTACATGTTACAAAGTTTTTCAACTTCTTTAAAACTTATAGGAAGTAGTATTTCTTTTGTATTAAAAAAAAATTTTTTTGCAATTTTTTCATGTGTTCTAACTATTTTAATTACAATAATTCCTATTGTGCTTTTTGATATATTTTGGGAAAGATTTAACTATTATAAAAAGCTACGAATGACTCGAAAAGAAGTTCGTGATGAATTTAAAACAACAGAAGGGGATCCTAACGTTAAATCTCGTATTCGTAGAACTATGCGAGAAGTAATGCGTCGGCGTATGATATCCAATGTATCAGAATCTGATGTAATTATTGTAAATCCTTCTCACTATGCAGTTGCTCTTCAATATAAAGAGAATAGTATGAGTGCTCCAAAAATATTAGCAAAAGGATCTGGTAAATTAGCATTAAAAATTCGTAAGATAGGCAATGAACATTCTATTCCTGTTCTTTTTTCATCTTCATTAGCACGTACTTTGTATCTTTACACAGATATTGGTCAATATGTACCTAGTACACTATATGCAGCTGTTGCAGAAGTATTAGCGTGGGTTTGGAAAATTAGAATTTGGAAAAAAGAAGGTGGAATTTTCCCTGAACAACCTCACAATTTTTTTATTCCTTTAGAATTACGTACTTTAAAAGAGGACAAAGATTTATGA
- the flhA gene encoding flagellar biosynthesis protein FlhA: MINILSLSNVLKKLKLVQWQILAGPFLILIILSMMVLPLAPFILDLLFTFNIALSIIILLVSMFTTHTLEFTAFPIILLFSTLLRLALNIASTRIILLYGHMGSYSAGNVIQAFGHFLVGGNFAIGIVVFVILVIINFMVITKGAGRIAEVGARFILDGMPGKQMAIDADLNAGLIGETQAKNRRLEITQEADFYGSMDGASKFVRGDAIAGILIMVINIIGGLIVGIFQHKMLFTKAAEFYTILTIGDGLVAQIPALVISTASGVIVTRVSTKQNVSEQMIGQLFNNHKVILLSGIVLGILGLVPGMPNLIFLLFTSLLFALSWLLYNNPPKFKKSILNHDTVNISDDKDATWNDVQLEDSLGIELGSKLVTIIKNNDNVKDDFFHKIRNVRKKCAKEIGFLPPLVHVRNNFNLSQEDYRILIKGIEIGRGFIRCGKFLAIDSKNMLDALTAEEILEPVFNFKSFWIDRSLIDQAKRKGYNIIQDNSIIPTHLNQIILRNSSKLFGRQEAQQLLDHVNKYFPKLVEDLIPNSINLTIFHKVIQNLLFEHVPIRDMQTILETLITNSAIHKNDSLMLTSLVRLRLQKLIIQKFFDNDELKVIGLGVKLEGILLQTFKNGANGNNVIEPGLYNYFLQELKTAIDRQILLNNPIVLLVSHKLRMHLSQILLKVFSNLTILSNLELEETEKPIHVTSVVGS; this comes from the coding sequence ATGATTAATATTTTATCATTGTCAAATGTTTTAAAAAAGTTAAAATTGGTTCAATGGCAAATATTAGCTGGTCCTTTCTTGATTTTAATTATTTTATCAATGATGGTTTTGCCATTAGCTCCGTTTATACTAGATTTACTTTTTACTTTTAACATAGCCTTGTCAATTATAATATTATTAGTTTCAATGTTTACTACTCACACATTAGAATTTACTGCATTTCCTATTATTTTGTTATTTTCTACTTTATTGCGATTAGCTTTAAATATTGCATCTACAAGAATTATTTTATTATATGGACATATGGGTTCTTATTCTGCTGGAAATGTGATACAAGCTTTTGGTCATTTTTTAGTTGGTGGAAATTTTGCAATTGGAATTGTTGTATTTGTTATTTTAGTTATTATAAACTTTATGGTAATTACTAAAGGAGCCGGCCGCATTGCAGAGGTAGGAGCTAGATTTATATTAGATGGAATGCCGGGCAAGCAAATGGCAATTGATGCTGATTTAAACGCAGGATTAATTGGAGAAACACAAGCTAAAAATCGTAGGCTGGAAATTACGCAAGAAGCTGATTTTTACGGTTCTATGGACGGAGCGAGCAAATTTGTTAGAGGGGATGCTATAGCAGGAATACTAATTATGGTGATAAACATTATAGGAGGATTAATTGTTGGTATATTTCAGCATAAAATGTTATTTACCAAAGCTGCAGAGTTTTATACTATATTAACTATCGGAGATGGATTAGTAGCTCAAATTCCTGCTTTAGTCATTTCTACCGCTTCTGGAGTTATCGTTACTCGTGTTAGTACTAAACAAAATGTTAGTGAGCAAATGATTGGTCAATTATTTAACAATCATAAAGTTATATTGTTAAGTGGTATTGTTCTAGGTATTCTTGGATTAGTTCCTGGTATGCCAAATCTTATATTTTTATTATTTACAAGTTTATTATTTGCATTATCTTGGTTGTTATATAACAATCCTCCAAAGTTTAAAAAATCTATTTTAAATCATGACACAGTAAATATTTCTGATGATAAAGATGCTACTTGGAACGATGTACAATTGGAAGATTCATTAGGAATTGAGTTAGGTAGTAAACTCGTAACTATAATTAAGAATAATGATAATGTAAAAGACGATTTCTTTCACAAAATTCGAAATGTAAGGAAAAAATGTGCTAAGGAAATTGGGTTTTTACCTCCGTTAGTTCATGTTAGAAATAATTTTAATTTATCTCAAGAAGATTATAGAATATTAATTAAAGGAATTGAAATAGGTAGAGGTTTTATAAGATGTGGTAAATTTTTAGCTATTGATTCAAAAAATATGTTAGATGCATTAACAGCAGAAGAAATTCTTGAACCTGTTTTTAATTTTAAATCGTTTTGGATTGATCGATCTTTAATAGATCAAGCGAAACGAAAAGGATACAATATTATTCAAGACAATTCTATAATTCCTACTCATCTAAATCAGATTATTTTACGTAATTCTAGTAAATTATTTGGAAGACAGGAAGCCCAACAATTGTTAGATCATGTCAACAAATATTTTCCGAAATTAGTAGAAGATTTAATTCCAAATTCAATAAACTTAACAATTTTTCACAAAGTTATTCAAAATTTGTTATTTGAGCATGTTCCTATTCGTGATATGCAAACTATTTTAGAGACTTTAATAACTAATTCTGCTATTCATAAAAACGATTCGTTGATGTTAACTAGTTTAGTAAGATTACGTTTACAAAAATTAATAATCCAAAAATTTTTTGACAACGATGAACTAAAAGTTATAGGATTAGGTGTAAAGTTAGAAGGTATTTTGTTACAAACTTTTAAAAATGGTGCAAACGGTAACAATGTTATAGAACCAGGACTATATAACTATTTTTTACAAGAATTAAAAACAGCTATCGATCGTCAAATATTACTTAATAATCCAATAGTACTTTTAGTAAGTCATAAATTGAGAATGCATTTATCGCAAATATTATTAAAAGTGTTTTCAAATTTAACTATTCTTTCTAATTTAGAATTAGAAGAGACAGAAAAACCAATACATGTTACTAGTGTTGTCGGGTCTTAA
- the argS gene encoding arginine--tRNA ligase, whose protein sequence is MNIKSILKKHIIQSLTNNGIKKSSDILVYNTYDKKPWNYQINGIINIAKHTNQDSYTLAKKIAIKMQIHEMYKSIQVSQPGFINIFLNETWMFKKLEKKINSIRLDVKLQKPKNIVIDYSSPNIAKDMHVGHLRSTVIGDATARIMEFLGHNVIRMNHIGDWGMQFGMIIAYLQENKKKLELLKFLNFNAIYQKAKKLCEKNEKFLKKTQECTIKLQSDDKCYKKIWQEIVNITIHRNEKIYKKLDVTLSKKHILGESFYKDMLPEIVKDLKNKRIAIEHNGAIIVFLNTFKNRNGDPMGVTIKNEDGRFLYAATDLACLKYRYEVLHADQILYYTDSRQHRHLMQIIEIGKKAGYIPNDFQIEHHMFGMILSKNNRPFKTRSGENIKLSFLLNEAINRAKTIAKQKNPAISNKKLNLLAKKIGIGAIKYFDLSKNRSTNYTFNWKNILSFNGNTAPYIQYAYTRILSIFKKLEISMIKIKGKIQLTELCEIKLGFKLLQFEEIIVETSKKGMPHILCGYLYDLATLFSHFYENCSILFSKNIKTHNSRLILSFLTARTIKQGLKIIGISTINYM, encoded by the coding sequence ATGAATATAAAATCAATTTTAAAAAAACATATAATTCAATCTCTAACAAATAATGGAATAAAAAAATCAAGTGATATTCTAGTTTATAATACTTATGATAAAAAACCATGGAATTATCAAATTAATGGAATAATTAATATAGCAAAACATACAAACCAAGATTCTTACACACTTGCTAAAAAAATTGCTATTAAAATGCAAATTCATGAAATGTATAAAAGTATTCAAGTATCTCAACCTGGATTTATTAACATTTTTTTAAACGAAACATGGATGTTTAAGAAATTAGAAAAAAAAATAAATTCGATACGACTAGATGTTAAACTTCAAAAACCTAAAAATATTGTTATAGACTATTCATCTCCGAACATTGCAAAAGATATGCATGTAGGACATTTACGTTCAACAGTTATAGGAGACGCTACAGCTAGAATTATGGAGTTTCTTGGACATAACGTTATTAGAATGAACCATATTGGAGACTGGGGTATGCAATTTGGAATGATAATAGCCTATTTACAAGAAAATAAAAAAAAATTAGAACTTTTAAAATTTTTAAATTTTAATGCAATATATCAAAAAGCTAAAAAATTATGTGAAAAAAACGAAAAATTTTTAAAAAAAACACAAGAATGCACAATAAAGTTGCAATCTGATGATAAATGCTACAAAAAAATTTGGCAAGAAATTGTTAATATCACTATTCATAGAAATGAAAAAATTTATAAAAAATTAGATGTAACTCTTTCTAAAAAGCACATTTTAGGAGAGAGTTTTTACAAAGATATGTTACCAGAAATAGTAAAAGATCTAAAAAATAAAAGAATTGCAATAGAACATAACGGTGCAATAATAGTTTTTTTGAATACATTTAAAAATAGGAACGGAGATCCAATGGGTGTAACTATTAAGAACGAAGATGGAAGATTTCTTTACGCTGCTACTGATTTAGCATGTTTAAAATATCGGTATGAAGTACTTCATGCTGATCAAATACTGTATTATACTGATAGCAGACAACACCGACATCTTATGCAAATAATAGAAATAGGAAAAAAAGCTGGTTATATTCCTAACGATTTTCAAATAGAACACCATATGTTTGGAATGATATTATCTAAGAATAATCGTCCATTTAAAACTAGATCCGGAGAAAATATAAAATTATCGTTTTTACTTAATGAAGCAATAAATCGTGCTAAAACCATTGCAAAACAAAAAAATCCAGCTATTTCTAATAAAAAACTTAACTTATTAGCTAAAAAAATAGGAATCGGAGCTATAAAATATTTCGATCTTTCTAAAAACAGATCTACTAATTATACTTTTAATTGGAAAAATATATTGTCTTTTAATGGGAATACTGCACCTTACATACAATATGCATACACTAGAATACTATCTATATTTAAAAAACTTGAGATTTCAATGATAAAAATAAAAGGAAAAATACAATTAACAGAATTATGTGAAATAAAATTAGGATTCAAATTATTACAATTTGAAGAAATAATTGTTGAAACTTCTAAAAAAGGTATGCCACACATATTGTGTGGATATCTATATGATCTTGCAACACTTTTTTCACATTTCTATGAAAATTGCTCTATTTTATTTTCTAAAAATATAAAAACTCATAATAGTAGATTAATTTTATCGTTTTTAACCGCAAGAACGATAAAACAAGGATTAAAAATTATAGGAATTTCGACGATTAACTATATGTAA
- the gloB gene encoding hydroxyacylglutathione hydrolase has translation MKIIYIPILNDNYVWIMINHKNFCIIVDPGGNDALILNSIKKLNIHPVAILVTHFHSDHVMGIKKLIKMYPKLFVYGPKEAKKFGVNKICKNNTFIKILNYKFQVIFTPGHTEGHVSYYKNPYLFCGDTLFSGGCGKIADGMLLKAYNSLNKLKRLPNETLIYCTHEYTLQNLKFSKSIFKNNAILSKLYKKTYNMRLENKCSLPSTLKIEKKINPFLNLNTLEVKNYTKIHKDLMFGSNILYKLRKMKEEYK, from the coding sequence ATGAAAATAATATATATACCAATACTAAACGATAATTACGTATGGATAATGATAAACCATAAAAATTTTTGTATTATTGTTGATCCAGGAGGAAACGATGCATTAATTTTGAATTCAATAAAAAAACTCAACATTCATCCTGTAGCTATTCTAGTTACGCATTTTCATAGTGATCACGTTATGGGAATTAAAAAATTAATCAAAATGTATCCCAAATTATTTGTCTACGGTCCAAAGGAAGCAAAAAAATTTGGAGTAAACAAAATATGTAAAAACAATACCTTTATTAAAATTTTAAATTATAAATTCCAAGTGATATTTACTCCAGGTCATACTGAAGGACACGTATCATATTATAAAAATCCTTATTTATTTTGTGGAGACACACTTTTTTCAGGAGGATGTGGGAAAATAGCAGATGGCATGTTATTAAAAGCATACAACTCACTTAATAAACTTAAACGTCTTCCCAATGAAACTTTAATTTATTGTACACATGAATATACATTACAAAACTTAAAATTTTCTAAATCTATTTTTAAAAATAATGCAATTTTATCTAAATTATATAAAAAAACTTATAATATGCGTTTAGAAAATAAATGTTCGTTACCTAGTACATTAAAAATTGAAAAAAAAATAAATCCATTTTTAAATTTAAATACATTAGAAGTAAAAAATTACACTAAAATTCATAAAGACTTAATGTTTGGATCCAATATTTTATATAAATTAAGAAAAATGAAAGAAGAATACAAATAA
- the rnhA gene encoding ribonuclease HI: protein MSNVVKIFSDGSCFGNPGPGGYCSIIQCNNQEIIISSGFYYTTNNRMELMGVIKALEKIKKPCIIEVTLDSQYVQKGISLWIKKWKLNNWKTAKNTKVKNIDLWVHLNKRLCHHKVNWKWIKGHSGHSENERCNDKAKDSAKYPTFQDFGYVTY from the coding sequence ATGTCAAATGTCGTAAAAATATTTTCAGATGGTTCTTGCTTCGGAAATCCAGGACCAGGAGGATATTGTTCAATAATTCAATGCAATAATCAAGAAATTATCATTAGCTCAGGATTTTATTATACTACAAACAATCGTATGGAACTTATGGGAGTTATAAAAGCATTAGAAAAAATAAAAAAACCATGTATTATCGAAGTAACACTTGATAGTCAATATGTTCAAAAGGGAATTTCACTATGGATCAAAAAATGGAAATTAAATAATTGGAAAACCGCAAAAAACACAAAAGTTAAAAATATTGATCTTTGGGTTCATTTAAATAAAAGATTATGTCATCACAAAGTAAATTGGAAATGGATAAAAGGACATTCAGGACATAGTGAAAATGAACGATGCAATGATAAAGCAAAAGATTCTGCAAAATATCCTACATTTCAGGATTTTGGATATGTTACATACTAA
- the dnaQ gene encoding DNA polymerase III subunit epsilon — protein sequence MKKDRKVVLDTETTGMNFTGCFYENHRIIEIGAVEIINNHITGNNFHSYIFPERSIDKNAFKIHGISSNFLSCKPKFSEIIVPFLTYLDNSDLIIHNAKFDIGFINYELSMLKLNVKNISENCNIIDTLSMARKIFPGKKNTLDSLCTRYKIDITNRTIHSAIYDAKLLAKVYIFMTNFQKSLPIFDNNVFENYLSKKAYSKHARSKILLATEHESISHKNYLKYMMNISGKCIWLTE from the coding sequence ATGAAAAAAGATAGAAAAGTTGTTTTAGATACTGAAACTACAGGTATGAATTTTACCGGTTGTTTTTACGAAAATCATAGAATAATTGAAATTGGAGCAGTAGAAATTATTAATAATCATATTACTGGTAATAATTTTCACTCATATATTTTTCCTGAAAGATCAATAGATAAAAATGCTTTTAAAATTCATGGAATTTCTAGTAATTTTTTGTCATGTAAGCCTAAATTTTCAGAAATCATTGTACCATTTTTAACATATCTTGATAATTCTGATTTAATTATTCATAATGCTAAATTTGATATTGGTTTTATTAATTATGAATTAAGTATGCTGAAATTAAATGTTAAAAATATTTCAGAAAATTGCAATATTATCGATACATTGTCAATGGCACGAAAAATATTTCCAGGAAAGAAGAACACTTTAGATTCTTTATGTACCCGTTATAAAATTGATATTACTAATAGAACAATACATAGCGCAATCTATGATGCTAAACTATTAGCTAAAGTATACATATTTATGACTAATTTTCAAAAGTCTTTGCCAATATTTGATAATAACGTTTTTGAAAATTATTTGTCAAAGAAAGCATACTCAAAACATGCGCGATCTAAAATTTTGTTAGCAACAGAGCATGAAAGTATTAGTCATAAAAACTATTTAAAATACATGATGAATATATCAGGAAAATGTATTTGGTTAACAGAATAA
- the gpt gene encoding xanthine phosphoribosyltransferase, with protein sequence MSRKYIVTWDMLQIYARRLAYRLLPVTRWKSIIAVSRGGLIPSALLARELNIRFVDTICVSSYDHNRLRDLKILKHASVHGKNNSDIIIVDDLVDTGGTVQTIRHIYPKAIFVTIFAKPMGKSLVDEYIVDIPQKVWIEQPWDMGISYQKPLIKDF encoded by the coding sequence ATGAGTAGGAAATATATTGTTACTTGGGATATGTTACAAATTTATGCTAGAAGATTAGCTTACAGATTGCTTCCAGTAACACGATGGAAAAGTATTATCGCAGTCAGTAGAGGAGGTCTAATTCCATCAGCATTATTAGCAAGAGAATTAAATATTAGATTTGTTGATACTATTTGTGTATCTAGTTATGATCATAATAGATTACGAGATTTAAAAATCTTAAAACACGCATCTGTACATGGTAAAAATAATTCTGATATTATTATAGTAGATGATTTAGTTGATACTGGAGGTACAGTTCAAACTATCCGTCATATATATCCGAAAGCAATATTTGTTACTATTTTTGCAAAACCAATGGGGAAATCTTTAGTAGACGAGTATATTGTAGATATACCTCAAAAAGTATGGATTGAACAACCATGGGACATGGGGATTTCTTATCAAAAACCCTTAATTAAAGATTTTTAA
- the grpE gene encoding nucleotide exchange factor GrpE: MEKEEKNLRKDNIENINQNENSSIIDSNLLSEKIDILNKNIEDLNSDLLKKKILRSERIRLFRNRIEKDISNTHKFSLSNFISSLLPIIDNVERALHLFDKNDKNLTPIFCELENIFQSFLKFLEKFGIKVIDEFNVPFNPEMHQAMVTKPCNDNKKENYVISIMQKGYLINERLLRPALVVVSKFQP, from the coding sequence ATGGAAAAAGAAGAAAAAAATTTAAGAAAGGATAATATTGAAAACATTAATCAAAACGAAAATTCATCAATAATCGATAGTAATTTACTTTCAGAAAAAATTGATATTCTTAATAAAAATATTGAAGATCTTAATTCAGATCTTTTGAAAAAAAAAATTTTAAGATCAGAAAGGATACGTTTGTTTCGTAATAGAATAGAAAAGGATATAAGTAATACTCATAAATTTTCTTTAAGTAATTTTATCAGTTCATTGCTTCCTATTATTGATAACGTTGAGCGTGCATTGCATTTATTTGACAAAAATGATAAGAATTTAACACCAATATTTTGTGAATTGGAAAATATTTTTCAGTCTTTTTTGAAATTTTTGGAAAAGTTTGGAATAAAAGTAATAGATGAATTTAATGTTCCATTTAACCCCGAAATGCACCAAGCTATGGTTACAAAACCTTGTAACGACAATAAAAAGGAAAATTATGTAATTTCCATTATGCAAAAAGGTTATTTAATAAATGAAAGATTGTTACGACCAGCATTGGTAGTAGTTTCTAAATTTCAACCATGA
- a CDS encoding RnfH family protein has protein sequence MKLIEVTIVYALKKTQYLKKIKLKNQISVKKAILLSNIIKNKNIDIHNNNVGIYGKIVNLSDLVNHGDRIEIYRPLLTDPKELRRKKYYSIKK, from the coding sequence ATGAAACTTATTGAAGTCACTATTGTATACGCTTTGAAAAAAACGCAATACTTAAAAAAAATAAAATTAAAAAATCAAATTTCCGTCAAAAAAGCAATATTGTTATCTAATATAATTAAAAATAAAAATATTGATATACATAATAACAACGTAGGAATTTATGGGAAAATAGTAAATTTAAGTGATCTCGTTAATCATGGAGATCGAATTGAAATTTATCGGCCATTATTGACAGACCCAAAAGAGTTAAGACGAAAAAAGTATTATTCAATAAAAAAATAA
- the smpB gene encoding SsrA-binding protein SmpB, translated as MKHKVNDSVTNIVVNRKAKYNYFVESTLDAGLVLLGWEVKALKLGNVNIVNSYVSFHLGEVYLFGVQFNPLHTTSLHTFHHLKRKIKVLLKKNEIISLHNKIYKNGYTAIVLSFFLKNSWCKIKIAIAKGKTQRDKRDEEKKSMWNLEKSRIMKKVNLV; from the coding sequence ATGAAACATAAAGTTAACGATTCAGTTACAAACATTGTTGTTAATAGAAAAGCAAAATATAATTATTTTGTAGAATCAACTTTAGATGCCGGTTTAGTCTTACTAGGTTGGGAAGTAAAAGCGTTAAAATTGGGTAATGTAAATATAGTAAATAGTTATGTTTCATTTCATTTAGGTGAAGTATATTTGTTTGGTGTGCAATTTAATCCTCTTCATACTACTAGTCTTCATACGTTTCATCACTTAAAAAGAAAAATAAAAGTATTACTTAAAAAAAACGAAATTATTTCTTTACATAATAAAATATATAAAAATGGATATACTGCTATAGTTTTATCATTTTTTTTAAAAAATAGTTGGTGTAAAATAAAAATTGCTATTGCAAAAGGGAAAACACAACGTGATAAACGAGATGAAGAAAAAAAATCTATGTGGAATCTCGAGAAAAGTAGAATTATGAAAAAAGTAAATTTAGTATAA
- the tadA gene encoding tRNA adenosine(34) deaminase TadA has protein sequence MNLDDQYFMKSALKFARLAEIKQEVPVGAVLVLNDVIIGKGSNSSISKHDPTAHAEIIALRKGGKFLKNYRLLSTTLYVTLEPCFMCYGAIINSRISRLVFGTCYNKTNHCTFFGDNIRTRIRKNKILITKNVLNEECKKILRVFFRNKRK, from the coding sequence ATGAACTTAGACGATCAATATTTTATGAAATCAGCTCTTAAATTTGCTCGGTTAGCTGAAATAAAGCAAGAGGTTCCTGTAGGTGCAGTGTTAGTATTAAATGATGTTATTATTGGAAAAGGTTCAAATAGTTCTATTTCTAAGCATGATCCCACCGCTCATGCTGAAATAATAGCATTACGCAAAGGAGGAAAATTTTTGAAAAACTATCGTTTATTAAGTACAACATTATATGTAACTTTGGAACCTTGTTTTATGTGTTACGGAGCAATTATTAATAGTAGGATTTCTAGACTAGTATTTGGAACATGTTATAACAAAACAAATCATTGTACTTTTTTTGGAGATAATATTAGAACAAGAATACGAAAAAATAAAATATTAATTACGAAAAATGTTTTAAATGAAGAATGTAAAAAAATATTACGAGTTTTTTTTAGAAATAAAAGAAAATAA
- the acpS gene encoding holo-ACP synthase, translating into MSIFGIGIDILSIIRIKSIIRTLGKKFAKRILSRFELKEYQRSTNPVYFLAKHFSVKESASKALGTGIRNGIKFNNFELRHNKLGKPYLRFLKKAKIITKNLGVHCAHVSISDEKLYILTIVIFEK; encoded by the coding sequence ATGAGCATTTTTGGAATAGGAATAGATATTTTATCTATAATTAGAATAAAAAGTATAATTCGAACGTTAGGAAAAAAATTTGCAAAACGTATATTATCTAGATTTGAATTAAAAGAATATCAAAGAAGTACTAATCCTGTTTATTTTTTAGCGAAGCACTTTTCTGTTAAAGAATCAGCTTCTAAAGCATTAGGAACAGGAATACGAAATGGAATAAAATTTAATAATTTTGAATTACGCCATAATAAGTTAGGGAAGCCATATTTAAGGTTTTTAAAAAAAGCTAAAATAATTACAAAAAATTTAGGTGTACATTGTGCGCATGTTAGCATAAGTGATGAAAAATTATACATTTTAACTATTGTGATTTTCGAAAAATAA
- the era gene encoding GTPase Era has translation MKQKYYCGTIVIVGKPNAGKSTIINSLVKTKVSIVSKRPHTTQCDIIGIQNDGLFQAIYIDTPGISYKHFNVNNVIEKCYINKLCNNATLILFVLDGITWTSEDNLILNLVKHNTIPVIAVINKNDKILQKNNLLPYIESLRKKKLFEEIVPISGKTGENIHLLSKLVQALLPISKIRFPTTQKTSYNLYFKVQEIIREKFIFYLGEEVSYSIRIIVESICFKEKKMYVIKALIVVKNNQHKQIIVGKKGTKIKFCGTLARQELEKYFKHKVYLSLFVKKDNKKYQVYNVHQKKFLQK, from the coding sequence GTGAAACAAAAATATTATTGTGGAACAATTGTTATCGTTGGAAAACCTAATGCAGGAAAATCAACAATAATTAATAGTCTAGTAAAAACTAAAGTATCTATCGTTTCTAAACGACCACATACAACTCAATGCGACATTATTGGAATTCAAAACGATGGATTATTTCAAGCAATTTACATCGATACGCCTGGAATATCATATAAACATTTTAATGTTAATAATGTAATCGAAAAATGCTATATTAACAAATTATGTAATAATGCAACATTAATATTATTTGTATTAGATGGAATAACATGGACATCAGAAGATAATTTAATATTAAATCTTGTAAAACATAATACTATTCCAGTAATAGCAGTAATTAATAAAAACGATAAAATACTACAAAAAAATAATTTATTACCATATATAGAGTCTTTGAGAAAAAAAAAGTTATTTGAAGAAATTGTGCCAATTTCTGGAAAAACAGGAGAAAATATTCATTTACTATCAAAACTAGTTCAAGCATTACTTCCTATATCTAAAATACGTTTTCCAACTACGCAAAAAACCAGTTATAATTTGTATTTTAAAGTTCAGGAAATTATTAGAGAGAAGTTTATATTTTATTTAGGAGAAGAAGTTTCCTACTCAATAAGAATAATTGTTGAAAGTATATGTTTCAAAGAAAAAAAAATGTACGTCATAAAAGCATTGATTGTTGTAAAAAATAATCAACATAAGCAAATAATTGTTGGAAAAAAAGGAACTAAAATAAAATTTTGTGGAACTCTTGCTAGACAAGAGTTAGAAAAATACTTCAAACATAAAGTATACCTTTCATTATTTGTTAAAAAAGATAACAAAAAATATCAAGTTTATAATGTTCATCAAAAAAAGTTTTTACAAAAATAA